In Cytophagia bacterium CHB2, a single window of DNA contains:
- a CDS encoding DUF374 domain-containing protein — MIVDHSAAPARLPRGKRLVFWLATRFGWLLLLLVGRWTRIRFLGRNHFETLRAHQRPFIICTWHGKILIPIFIHRGENICGMVSEHNDGEMIAQTLHRIGYTTVRGSSTRGGSRAMIAMIRALKNGGVGAIMPDGPKGPRQVFKAGTLAIAQKAGADLLPMTFARSSFWRLKSWDQFIIPKPFSRSLALYGEPITVPSVLNAESFETLRQHVETRMRALETEAEAQC, encoded by the coding sequence ATGATCGTCGATCACTCTGCGGCGCCGGCGCGGTTGCCGCGCGGAAAACGCCTGGTGTTCTGGCTCGCGACGCGCTTCGGCTGGCTCTTGCTGTTGCTCGTCGGGCGCTGGACGCGCATCCGTTTTCTCGGGCGGAATCATTTCGAAACACTGCGCGCGCACCAGCGCCCGTTCATCATCTGCACCTGGCACGGCAAAATTCTCATTCCGATTTTCATTCACCGCGGCGAAAATATCTGCGGCATGGTGAGCGAACATAATGACGGCGAAATGATTGCGCAAACGCTGCACCGCATTGGCTACACCACCGTGCGCGGTTCGAGCACGCGCGGCGGCAGCCGCGCCATGATCGCCATGATTCGCGCGCTCAAGAACGGCGGCGTCGGCGCCATCATGCCTGACGGCCCGAAAGGCCCGCGCCAGGTTTTCAAAGCCGGCACGTTGGCGATTGCCCAAAAAGCCGGCGCGGATCTGCTGCCGATGACGTTCGCCCGCTCTTCTTTTTGGCGATTGAAAAGCTGGGATCAGTTCATCATCCCCAAACCCTTCAGCCGATCGCTTGCGCTCTACGGCGAGCCGATCACGGTACCCTCCGTTTTGAACGCGGAATCGTTTGAAACACTGCGGCAACACGTCGAAACGCGCATGCGCGCGCTGGAAACGGAAGCTGAGGCGCAATGTTGA